A single genomic interval of Stenotrophomonas sp. ZAC14D1_NAIMI4_1 harbors:
- a CDS encoding DUF262 domain-containing protein, whose product MIEYKVRSVSLLNLINDIRNRRLIPDAYFQRNLVWRDVHKREFIETILKGYPFPQIFISKGKVDVEEMSTVSCIVDGQQRCNAIEAYISEQFEVGGRTFSNLTDEEKSAFLKYDVPVIELDLENDDPKVQEIFQRINRTSSSLTSIEKLASQYSTSEFMLVGKLLVDQVSLKASADEDFREDPNIPEDFYNWAAKQKVKSIQKLMSEKGVFSYQEIARKTNLMHILNVMATLLAGYSNRNEKANDLLDDYALSFGERDNVVRQIEAAAELILSLGFKGKSYWLNKANVFTLLIVIASIQVNGGKLDKERVAHALKEFEAELPADYKLSATEAVNGTKARQLRGEYISEVLLKTLS is encoded by the coding sequence GTGATTGAATACAAAGTCCGTTCGGTTTCTCTTTTAAATCTGATCAACGATATTCGTAATCGTAGGTTGATCCCTGATGCTTATTTTCAGCGGAATCTTGTTTGGCGGGATGTGCATAAGCGGGAGTTCATCGAAACCATCTTGAAGGGCTATCCATTCCCGCAAATCTTCATTTCTAAGGGCAAGGTTGACGTTGAAGAGATGTCGACTGTCTCATGTATTGTTGATGGGCAGCAGCGTTGTAACGCCATAGAGGCGTACATTTCTGAGCAGTTTGAAGTTGGGGGGAGAACATTCTCTAACCTTACAGATGAAGAAAAGTCAGCATTTCTCAAATATGACGTTCCGGTAATTGAGCTTGATTTGGAAAATGATGACCCCAAGGTTCAGGAGATCTTTCAGCGCATTAACCGGACTTCATCTTCGCTGACGTCGATCGAGAAGCTGGCGTCGCAGTATTCCACTTCAGAATTTATGCTGGTTGGTAAACTGCTGGTCGATCAAGTAAGCCTCAAAGCTTCGGCAGACGAAGATTTCAGGGAGGATCCTAATATTCCCGAAGATTTCTATAACTGGGCTGCCAAGCAGAAAGTTAAGTCGATTCAAAAGTTGATGAGTGAGAAGGGCGTCTTTAGTTATCAGGAAATAGCTAGAAAGACGAATTTGATGCACATTTTGAACGTCATGGCCACCTTGCTTGCCGGATACTCGAATCGAAACGAGAAGGCAAACGATTTGCTCGACGACTACGCACTCTCATTTGGTGAGCGCGATAATGTGGTTAGGCAAATTGAGGCAGCGGCTGAATTGATTCTTTCGCTTGGTTTCAAGGGTAAATCTTATTGGCTTAATAAGGCGAATGTTTTCACTCTTCTTATTGTCATTGCGAGTATTCAGGTTAATGGTGGAAAGTTGGATAAGGAGCGCGTTGCGCACGCATTGAAGGAATTCGAGGCAGAGCTTCCGGCCGACTACAAGCTCTCTGCAACTGAAGCAGTGAACGGTACAAAGGCTAGGCAGCTGCGCGGAGAGTACATCTC